A region from the Biomphalaria glabrata chromosome 14, xgBioGlab47.1, whole genome shotgun sequence genome encodes:
- the LOC106076870 gene encoding uncharacterized protein LOC106076870, translated as MMSCKKKIQTDRKVSTDLADLSSLGDENQDTNCIDLCFPQDTCGLNVCLKDQSDLADLSSFGDENQDTDPHHFTSDQSKVQSDDVEGPLIGDHETQESEGGEADLHKYLVGCKKNPGHRQFIPVDTFTLKHLPEIFQDNDLYEYIKVIADLTVRVGVEMSSPARPKFYPKTTQPYPFSNMRERRNLRTGSGRVGNVYKFQNGVRQDRVIGRTSYTKCWCRKCEGLKSASNVWWEFEVTTATHVVFDDIEANHTTLRLFYDRDGCPVVSVDKVSVDYVNIEYDLCMLKCVTCDKTLGNKLMGMLKDFKPVWWKVWNKYLASRSKHKLTFIVSHPHGCSKQVSVGQWKDKVEVEVGIRSKFTYTTCTCPGSSGAHVQCLGYRDLNWPELVHSGSLKSGLNYSGVGYV; from the exons AACTGTATAGACCTTTGTTTTCCACAAGACACCTGTGGACTTAATG TTTGTCTAAAGGATCAATCTGACCTAGCAGACTTATCTAGTTTTGGGGATGAGAATCAAGATACAG ATCCTCATCATTTCACCAGTGACCAGTCCAAAGTTCAGTCAGATGATGTTGAAGGTCCCCTAATTG GTGATCATGAAACTCAGGAGTCAGAAGGTGGAGAAGCTGATCTACACAAATATCTTGTTGGCTGTAAGAAGAATCCAGGTCATAGACAGTTTATACCTGTTGATACATTCACCTTGAAACATTTACCTGAAATTTTTCAAGACAATGATTTGTATGAATACATCAAAGTTATAGCAGACCTCACAGTTAGAGTAGGTGTGGAAATGTCTAGTCCAGCCAGACCAAAGTTTTATCCAAAGACAACTCAACCATATCCATTTTCTAATATGCGTGAGAGAAGAAACTTGAGGACAGGAAGTGGAAGAGTGGGGAATGTATACAAGTTTCAAAATGGAGTTAGACAAGATAGAGTAATTGGACGTACTTCCTACACaaagtgttggtgtagaaaaTGTGAAGGTTTAAAGTCAGCCAGCAATGTGTGGTGGGAGTTTGAAGTGACCACAGCCACACATGTGGTTTTTGATGACATTGAGGCCAACCACACAACCTTGAGACTGTTTTATGATAGAGATGGATGTCCAGTGGTCAGTGTTGATAAGGTCAGTGTTGATTATGTAAACATTGAGTATGACTTGTGTATGTTGAAATGTGTGACATGTGATAAAACTTTAGGAAATAAACTGATGGGAAtgttaaaagattttaaacCTGTCTGGTGGAAAGTTTGGAACAAATACTTGGCCTCTAGATCTAAACACAAGTTGACCTTTATAGTGTCACATCCTCATGGTTGTTCGAAACAGGTCAGTGTTGGTCAATGGAAGGACAAAGTAGAAGTAGAAGTGGGTATTAGATCTAAGTTTACTTATACAACTTGTACATGTCCAGGAAGTAGTGGAGCACATGTCCAGTGTCTGGGGTATAGAGACTTGAATTGGCCTGAACTTGTCCACAGTGGAAGTCTCAAGTCTGGATTAAATTACAGTGGAGTTGGTTATGTCTAg